A DNA window from Cystobacter ferrugineus contains the following coding sequences:
- a CDS encoding MFS transporter has translation MSAPTASYPPAPPRPLLLALAYLAFVSLGLPDAVLGVSWPSIRHTFALPQAGMGIILAASAASYFVSGLFVGRLMRALGVGMLLVASTVLVTLGITGYATLPHFALFLMAACVIGFGSGAIDAGLNTYAAQHFGARHMNWLHAAYSTGAALGPVLTTALLARDAGWRAGYAVIAALLGTLALSFVLMRRQWDGAPGASASTESGGAGDVTPTVGALEALRRPAVWLQLLIFFVYTGIEVSAGQWSYTILTEERGLGTAEAGTWVSIFWGCLLAGRISLGFVIERIGPVRLLRLSTALAVVGALLFALPSLPPALGLGLLGFSISSIFPALMSETPRRVGKDVAAHAVGFQVSAATLGIALLPSLAGLLGERFGLWVIGWQILGCTVLLTVLHEVLSALADRAPAPASREVMAPPVAREK, from the coding sequence ATGAGCGCCCCGACCGCGTCCTACCCCCCCGCCCCGCCCCGCCCGCTCCTCCTCGCCCTCGCCTACCTGGCCTTCGTGAGCCTCGGGCTGCCCGACGCCGTGCTCGGCGTCTCCTGGCCCTCCATCCGCCACACCTTCGCGCTGCCCCAGGCGGGCATGGGCATCATCCTCGCCGCGTCGGCGGCGTCCTACTTCGTCTCGGGCCTGTTCGTGGGCCGGCTCATGCGCGCCCTCGGGGTCGGCATGCTGCTGGTGGCCAGCACCGTGCTCGTCACGCTCGGCATCACCGGCTACGCCACCCTTCCCCACTTCGCCCTGTTCCTGATGGCCGCCTGTGTCATCGGCTTCGGCTCGGGCGCCATCGACGCCGGGCTCAACACCTACGCCGCCCAGCACTTCGGCGCACGCCACATGAACTGGCTGCACGCGGCCTACAGCACCGGCGCGGCCCTGGGTCCCGTGCTCACCACGGCGCTGCTCGCGCGCGACGCGGGGTGGCGCGCGGGCTACGCCGTCATCGCCGCGCTGCTGGGCACCCTCGCGCTGTCCTTCGTGCTGATGCGCCGGCAATGGGACGGAGCCCCCGGGGCCTCCGCATCCACGGAGTCAGGTGGGGCGGGTGACGTGACCCCCACGGTGGGAGCCCTCGAGGCCCTGCGCCGCCCCGCGGTGTGGTTGCAGCTCCTCATCTTCTTCGTCTACACGGGCATCGAGGTCAGCGCGGGCCAGTGGAGCTACACGATCCTCACCGAGGAGCGCGGCCTGGGCACGGCGGAGGCGGGCACCTGGGTCAGCATCTTCTGGGGATGCCTGCTCGCCGGACGCATCTCGCTCGGCTTCGTCATCGAGCGCATCGGCCCCGTGCGGCTGCTGCGGCTGAGCACCGCGCTGGCCGTCGTGGGCGCGCTCCTCTTCGCCCTTCCCTCGTTGCCTCCCGCGCTCGGGTTGGGCCTGCTGGGGTTCTCGATCTCCTCCATTTTTCCAGCCCTCATGTCCGAGACCCCTCGGAGGGTGGGCAAGGACGTGGCCGCTCACGCGGTGGGCTTCCAGGTGAGCGCCGCGACGCTGGGGATCGCCCTCCTGCCGAGCCTCGCGGGCCTGCTCGGCGAGCGCTTCGGCCTGTGGGTCATCGGGTGGCAGATCCTCGGGTGCACGGTGCTGCTGACGGTGCTCCACGAGGTACTTTCCGCCCTGGCTGATCGAGCCCCCGCGCCCGCTTCACGCGAAGTGATGGCGCCGCCCGTGGCCCGAGAGAAGTAG